In one window of Helianthus annuus cultivar XRQ/B chromosome 17, HanXRQr2.0-SUNRISE, whole genome shotgun sequence DNA:
- the LOC118488907 gene encoding uncharacterized protein LOC118488907: MGAIKDLARSFSRLTQEEVDLFCLEYGIDKQFNPTAPACDASIDKPIPGFIALYCRHFEWSNLRYPFSFFVLNLLEYYRVSFGQVHPKGMARVLHFEVLCRALGYDPSLLLFRRFFRLAKNGDWFTFENTKVDTCLVSSMVTTLGSWKNTHPDAVLNDPEPSESELNDAFLSAIRGCPSRVRPFPEHLLVLLGVSNIWAKVDRDPVLMRNGLVMSALDFIKSDDTSDVVFEDAPTVPGENVVVRTSEQRFGGSGYVSVANVKGFTKSNVPKPSTRRLSRRLLKAAPQSISTEPVDLSDDIEASEDQAEVEVEKEKELVVHGKKVRGKKGVATPVQGSSSRDAGGLDPEGVYVPAWQVKNDDTFKDAAVCEDALSHLAPPSVRETIAEMDDDLMLSRMVLTTCNLAAMLPQGITRFRQRMREYEDFSKKKEKMKSSLASMKKEVAGFAEKEAAWKEEVDGLKRMHAIEMGDLRKSFEANLLKLKADREALSVQQQAFREEKEGLKASVGQVTADNQWLIEHGFQQVVTYLLHSKEFNSALGDVYTKLLNLGKHQGLTAGYKLHESGQPLEKSPMFRPEASDVFKASVEQMERLTYPFIHEPEGLNEKVCAEVLGSLSKKRSYSGDSDDTLSSLPETSKDAGLETSAVGGEEGPKVKKIKKAKKSKGESSKPSDN; encoded by the exons ATGGGTGCCATTAAGGATTTAGCGAGGTCATTTTCTCGGTTGACACAAGAGGAGGTAGACCTGTTTTGCCTTGAATATGGTATCGATAAACAGTTTAATCCAACCGCCCCTGCTTGCGATGCTTCTATTGACAAACCGATTCCTGGTTTTATTGCTTTGTATTGTCGGCATTTTGAGTGGTctaatcttcgttaccctttttcgttTTTTGTTCTAAATTTGCTTGAGTATTATCGAGTGTCTTTTGGGCAAGTACATCCGAAaggaatggctagggttttgcactttgaagtgCTGTGTCGTGCTTTAGGTTATGATCCTTCATTGTTGCTCTTTCGGAGGTTCTTCCGGTTAGCcaaaaatggtgattggtttacttttgagaACACCAAGGTTGATACTTGTCTCGTTTCATCCATGGTTACAACCCTTGGATCATGGAAGAATac gcatccggatgctgttctcaacgATCCGGAGCCTTCCGAGTCTGAATTGAATGATGCCtttctttcagccattcgggggtgcccttctAGGGTTCGTCCTTTTCCCGAACATTTGctagtgcttttaggggttagtaatatttgggcaAAAGTTGATCGGGATCCGGTGTTGATGAGAAATGGCCTTG ttatgtctgctttggacttcaTCAAGAGTGACGACACGTCCGATGTGGTTTTTGAAGATGCTCCAActgttccgggtgagaatgttgtggtgAGAACTTCTGAGCAAAGGTTTGGGGGTTCGGGTTATGTCAGTGTTGCAAATGTGaagggttttaccaagtctaATGTTCCCAAGCCTTCAACTCGCCGGTTATCTCGTCGTTTACTGAAAGCTGCTCCTCAATCCATTTCcactgagccagtggatttgaGTGATGATATCGAGGCTTCTGAGGATCAGGCTGAAGTGGAGGTTGAAAAGGAGAAGGAGTTAGTTGTCCATGGTAAGAAGGTTCGAGGGAAGAAGGGTGTTGCTACCCCTGTTCAAGGATCATCAAGCAGGGACGCTGGAGGGTTGGATCCTGAAGGTGTTTATGTGCCTGCTTGGCAAGTGAAGAATGATGATACTTTCAAGGATGCTGCCGTctgtgaggatgctcttagtcatcttgctcctccctctgttcgtgaaaccattgctgagatggacgatgaccttatgttatctcgcatggttctaactacttgcaaccttgctgccatgcttcctcaagggattacacgctttcgccaaaggatgcgggagtatgaggatttttctaagaagaaggaaaaaatgaaatcctccctagcatcgatgaagaaggaagtagccgggtttgcagagaaggaggCAGCTTGGAAGGAGGAGGTTGATGGTCTGAAGAGGATGCATGCCATTGAGATGGGTGACCTGAGGAAAAGCTTTGAAGCAAATTTGCTGAAATTGAAGGCTGATCGAGAGGCCTTATCTGTCCAGCAgcaggcttttcgtgaagaaaaggaGGGGTTGAAGGCTTCCGTTGGTCAGGTGACTGCGGATAATCAGTGGTTGATCGAGCATGGGTTTCAGCAGGTTGTGACTTACCTTTTGCATTCTAAGgaatttaactctgcccttggtgatgtttacacaaaGCTGCTGAACCTGGGAAAGCATCAAGGCCTTACTGCTGGTTATAAACTTCATGAATCTGGGCAACCTTTGGAGAAGTCACCCATGTTTCGCCCTGAGGCTTCTGATGTCTTcaaggcttctgttgagcagatggagaggctgaCCTACCCCTTCATTCATGAG CCTGAGGGGTTAAATGAGaaggtttgtgctgaggttttgggttccTTGTCAAAGAAGAGGTCCTACTCTGGggatagtgatgataccctttcGAGCCTGCCTGAAACCTCGAAGGATGCCGGTTTGGAAACCTCTGCTGTTGGTGGTGAAGAAGGTCCCAAGGTGAAGAAGATCAAGAAAGCTAAAAAGTCTAAGGGTGAAAGTTCCAAACCCTCTGATAACTGa